The Aeromonas encheleia genomic sequence CGGTGGTCCGCAAGGTGGCGGCCCTGCTCAAGGATGTGCCGGGGGAGATCACCGTCTCCGGCCACACCGACGATGTCGCCACCGAGGACGAACTGTTCGAGTCCAACTGGGAGCTGTCATCCCAACGGGCGGTGGCGGTGGCCCATCAGATGATCAAGGTGCCCGGCTTCGACGGAGGACGCCTGGTGGTGCAGGGCATGGCGGATTCCCAGCCGCTGGTCCCGAACAACAGCCCGGAGAACCGGCGCATGAACCGGCGGGTGGAGATCGCCATCATGCAGGGTAAACCGACTGTGTCGGCACCGATCGGCGTGTCCGGCCAGAAGTAGCATTAGGCGCAAAGCGCGATCCTGCTCGCAGGGGCTGACATGGATTTTGTGGCGGCTTCATATTAAGATGCCTCATCCGAACCGATAGCTGCGGCTCTCTTTGATTGCCGCAGCTTCTCTTTATAAAGCAACCCAGGTTTCGACTATGAATCATACTCCGATGACTGTTCGCGGCGCCGAAAAGCTGCGTCAAGAGCTCGACTATCTGAAGAGCGAGCTGCGTCCCCAGATTATCGAAGCGATTGCTGATGCCCGTGAACATGGTGATCTGAAAGAAAACGCCGAGTACCATGCCGCTCGCGAGCAGCAGGGTTTTTGTGAAGGCCGCATTCAGGAGATTGAGAGCAAGCTCTCCAATGCCCAGGTGATCGATATCACCAAGATTACCAACAATGGCCGTGTCATCTTCGGTGCGACCGTGACCCTGCTCAAGAGCGAGACGGAAGAGGAAGTGGTGTATCGCATCGTGGGTGACGACGAGGCGGACATCAAACAGAACATGATCTCCGTGAACTCCCCCATCGCCCGTGCCCTGATCGGCAAGGAAGTGGACGATGTCGCCATCGTCAAGACGCCAGGCGGTGATGTGGAGTACGAGATCCTGGAGGTTGTCTACCTCTAAGCTGGAGGGGCGACTGACAGACAGGGGAGCGAGGCTCCCCTGTTGTATTTAGTCCGCCTGGTATTCCTGGACGAAGGCGTCCTGGTGACGCTGGAAGATCCAGTCTCGCAGCTGTTCCCGGTCCGTTTTGTCCAGCTCGAACTGCAGGGCCCAGTCGTGCCGCTGCTTGCGCGAGCGGATGCGCCTGATCAGGGTGCCGCTCAGTGGCAGAGGGGGCAACCCTTCGATCTGCAGGCTGCCGTTGAGGGCATCCCCCTTGGTCAGCGCCGCTGGCAGCCCTTCGACGATCAGGCCGCCGACCGACAGGCTGTGGACCGAATAGTTGCCATCGGCCGTCTGCAGGCTGGCCTTCTCATCGAGGCGCCAGGCGCGCAGGTGAGGGTAGCCCAACTCGGTGATGCTCGGGGCGGCGATGCGCAGCTCGGTGTGACCCTCCTCGTCTTCGGTGCAGTGCAGCGGAAAGCGCAGCTGATGGCCGGCGATCCGTGCCTCGAGGACCAGGGGATCGGCCCGTTGCAGCAGGCGGAGCAGGGGGAGGTTCAGATAACCGCGCAGGAACTGGCCGGCGGCCTTGTCCTCGGTGTCTCCCAAGTCCTGCAGCATGGCCAGCTCTTCTTCGGTGAGGATCTGATGCTTGTCCATAGTGGATGTCCGCAAGTATTCATCGCAGGTTAAGGGCCTGACGACTATTTTGGCAAGCGACTTGGGAAGAAGGGAAATGAAGGAAAGAGCGAATGCTCTTTCCTGTTACTTGCGCGGTAATTGGATCTTGGGTTCAGTCGCCTGACGATAGATGGTCAGCACATGGCCCATGCTCTGTACCTTGATGGAGCCGGTCTCACGGACGATGGCTTCCATCACCAGCTGTTTCATCTCACGATCTTCAGACGACACCTTAACCTTGATCAGCTCGTGGTGGTTCAGCGCCAGATCGATCTCGGCCAGCACACCTTCAGTCAGGCCGTGTTGTCCCAAGAGGACGACCGGCTTCAGGCTGTGGGCAAGGCCCTTGAGGTACTGTTTCTGTTTATTGTTGAGAATCATGGCAATTTCTTCATAAGTCAGGGTTGAAAGGGGCGTATTCTACCCCCACTTAGCCCTTAATACTAATAACCCTTGTGGTTTTTTAAAGTCGACAATCATGACCCAGAAAAAACATTCCCCCAGTTCAACCCGCTGGTTAAAAGAACATTTTGACGATCATTACGTCAAAAAAGCCCAGAAGTTGGGACTGCGTTCCCGCGCCGTGTTCAAGATCGATGAGATCCAGGGCAAGGACAAATTGCTCAAACCGGGCATGACGGTGGTGGATCTGGGGGCGGCCCCCGGTGGCTGGTCCCAGTTCGCCATCAATCAGGTGGGTGACAACGGGCGGGTGATCGCGTGCGATATTCTGCCGATGGATTCCATCGCCGGTGTCGATTTCCTGCAGGGGGACTTTCGGGAGGAAACTGTGCTCGGCGCCTTGCTGGCACGGGTGGGCCCGGACAAGGTTGATGTCGTCATGTCTGACATGGCGCCCAACATGAGCGGTACCCCGCAGGTGGATCAGGCACGCTCCATGTATCTGATCGAGCTGGCGCTGGATATGTGCAATCAGGTCCTACGTACCAACGGCAGTTTCGTGGTCAAGGTGTTCCAGGGAGAGGGTTTTGATGCCTATCTCAATGAAATTCGTAAACTTTTTTCTGCCGTCAAGATACGTAAACCA encodes the following:
- the greA gene encoding transcription elongation factor GreA is translated as MNHTPMTVRGAEKLRQELDYLKSELRPQIIEAIADAREHGDLKENAEYHAAREQQGFCEGRIQEIESKLSNAQVIDITKITNNGRVIFGATVTLLKSETEEEVVYRIVGDDEADIKQNMISVNSPIARALIGKEVDDVAIVKTPGGDVEYEILEVVYL
- a CDS encoding PilZ domain-containing protein, which gives rise to MDKHQILTEEELAMLQDLGDTEDKAAGQFLRGYLNLPLLRLLQRADPLVLEARIAGHQLRFPLHCTEDEEGHTELRIAAPSITELGYPHLRAWRLDEKASLQTADGNYSVHSLSVGGLIVEGLPAALTKGDALNGSLQIEGLPPLPLSGTLIRRIRSRKQRHDWALQFELDKTDREQLRDWIFQRHQDAFVQEYQAD
- the yhbY gene encoding ribosome assembly RNA-binding protein YhbY — its product is MILNNKQKQYLKGLAHSLKPVVLLGQHGLTEGVLAEIDLALNHHELIKVKVSSEDREMKQLVMEAIVRETGSIKVQSMGHVLTIYRQATEPKIQLPRK
- the rlmE gene encoding 23S rRNA (uridine(2552)-2'-O)-methyltransferase RlmE, giving the protein MTQKKHSPSSTRWLKEHFDDHYVKKAQKLGLRSRAVFKIDEIQGKDKLLKPGMTVVDLGAAPGGWSQFAINQVGDNGRVIACDILPMDSIAGVDFLQGDFREETVLGALLARVGPDKVDVVMSDMAPNMSGTPQVDQARSMYLIELALDMCNQVLRTNGSFVVKVFQGEGFDAYLNEIRKLFSAVKIRKPDSSRARSREVYIVATGFKL